The proteins below come from a single Halictus rubicundus isolate RS-2024b chromosome 13, iyHalRubi1_principal, whole genome shotgun sequence genomic window:
- the Tango10 gene encoding transport and golgi organization 10, whose translation MTGSPKMDTPRETEEISSVSKNVEETENSDSIEVDNSRTVLLKIATLYAERLMNDICLVVDGIEYPAHRLILCASSDVFQVMLMSPQWSESQESRVTLQETPQCAPIFSEFLRYFYTGQIRINCGVVLPILSLADKYNVRDLISLCLDYMQNHIALAAIHCTLASWLQYTSNCGHDNITQACQNFIKWNLELVFKTADFGNIDLDNLVSLLHQSSLVIKDEMTLYKCLESWLDHQATRLKTQMSVDEFNVTIKQLVITVMTPVRFPMMSPRQLAELLLSPLTQKYKEFFVERLSIGMSFHSNQLHRIKEVCLSEEDGALLFEPRLYTVDTCSSLLTIENFHSLPSYHTRTLVFSSHSCLAEYAGDRVCEWVVDIYPKGVWFKKFFLIVWQGTVEMPEHIKRSVRLSFTCKEPPINGQTDMRVKIGVLIYGLQDGVEHITRVTEVIHRFSQEERVLNLEDLLPFEELNPQQGSPPETLSPYLVGPNKDMFKLHIVISPAN comes from the exons ATGACTGGGTCCCCAAAAATGGATACTCCTAGGGAAACGGAGGAAATAAGTTCTGTATCTAAAAATGTTGAAGAAACGGAGAATTCGGATTCAATAGAG GTGGATAACTCACGTACAGTGCTACTGAAAATAGCAACGCTATATGCGGAGCGTCTTATGAATGATATTTGTCTTGTTGTGGATGGTATAGAATATCCAGCACATCGTCTTATACTTTGTGCTTCTAGCGATGTTTTTCAA GTAATGTTAATGAGCCCTCAATGGAGCGAGTCTCAAGAGAGCAGAGTAACACTGCAAGAAACACCGCAGTGCGCACCAATATTCAGCGAATTTTTACGATACTTTTACACCGGTCAAATAAGAATTAATTGCGGTGTTGTTCTACCAATACTATCTCTAGCAGATAAGTATAACGTCAGAGATTTAATATCACTGTGCCTCGACTACATGCAAAATCACATAGCGTTAGCTGCCATACATTGCACTTTAGCATCGTGGCTGCAATACACCTCGAATTGTGGTCATGACAATATTACTCAGGCGtgtcaaaattttatcaaatggaACTTGGAGTTGGTGTtcaagactgcggatttcggGAACATCGATCTCGACAATTTGGTGTCGTTGCTGCACCAAAGTAGTCTAGTGATAAAGGACGAGATGACATTATACAAGTGCCTAGAGTCTTGGTTGGATCATCAGGCAACTCGTTTGAAAACGCAAATGTCGGTCGACGAGTTCAACGTGACGATCAAACAATTGGTGATTACTGTGATGACCCCAGTCAGGTTTCCGATGATGTCTCCTCGACAGTTGGCGGAACTGTTACTGTCCCCGCTGACGCAGAAGTATAAAGAATTCTTTGTCGAACGTTTGTCCATCGGGATGTCGTTTCATTCGAATCAGCTGCACAGGATCAAAGAAGTGTGTTTAAGCGAGGAAGACGGCGCGCTGCTTTTCGAGCCGAGATTGTATACCGTGGACACTTGCAGTTCGCTGCTTACGATAGAGAACTTTCATAGTTTACCGTCTTATCATACCAGGACTCTTGTATTCTCGAGTCACTCGTGCCTGGCGGAATACGCCGGCGATCGCGTGTGCGAATGGGTCGTAGACATTTATCCGAAAGGAGTTTGGTTCAAGAAATTTTTTCTAATTGTGTGGCAGGGCACGGTCGAGATGCCCGAGCACATCAAACGATCGGTCCGATTGTCCTTCACGTGTAAAGAACCACCGATAAACGGCCAAACCGATATGCGTGTCAAAATAGGTGTACTAATTTACGGTCTGCAAGACGGTGTCGAACATATTACAAGAGTGACTGAGGTCATTCATAGATTTAGTCAGGAAGAACGTGTTCTCAATTTAGAAGATCTCTTGCCGTTCGAGGAGCTCAATCCGCAACAGGGTTCTCCACCGGAAACTTTGTCTCCCTATTTAGTAGGGCCAAACAAAGACATGTTCAAATTGCACATTGTAATATCGCCAGCTAACTAG
- the LOC143360241 gene encoding uncharacterized protein LOC143360241 — MKKFVKSKFDNQLESHKIFKKKLNLVKHKKNLYDPKNHAGAIILREQDAVNLNSKLILNDNIIKIKKKQKEDPNVQASISLRSKQNENSSNKLQLSNTIDSNYSKDFNCFSQSVDYSSLSHCNSKLLDSSFCTDSSHNIAGQSFKSRKKQLKEVVFGYSQEKKNISTATNNIESTNTACATKMSQDLIPSYRILRSSLTHTKQEFEQNNLPTDNTRLSTPANDISKAKTTESKIVKRKRPTMSRKEKIKRKNSNHVQSHEASRTMGDSELARCENSSGQKTDIIVPNFAYNKTLQGSVSEIRKNEGTNPQSGQKCLMVPLQNRMRTRSMGRMECIKMQEDINHQKSQEKAYETEHVIEVKEETIFQQNLQMTTHFHSKSDMLSCNLHGNKAQSSSKQQRGLRYSRRERNQGLTSKLQENADITETILQSNLQHLVGSKLNDGCDISMEVNKKNEYEVNKSVKIDNSKTNVHNSIKKKEIIKSECHIEIKTKGQDALNSLNKCEHNAIKTTKKTFVSKTINEGKSINSFKAITQKWKNKDKINKHYQTNKELIIPLIKLENLSLAKLNQLLHIPNYIENKINILEKKEAQYTIRNTSTEECTIIHKQYKVTKIKKIGEFDEVHNNAKKCKDQREHNLYENNQENTSPAQEINANLEGDNFVSEDQLVTERLSEQMAKESTDTLSSSSTKEYFTNKAKCQQVTENERTLNENQEPVLNKEHTHSNETILEQNDAEINSSNLETDEREIPKDNEVGEAEMLQNSKPQLQTNKLLQNIYKFYFKNKIKRLNSNIISKFVKLKKEKLKIPLQIAICSRCKQVLNLLQQFSGTTNFTKDEKLQIECTLCNVHMHSLSRFQQHLMDSHLQCEGNLGKIAKKPYTVDIINLNVGKVKKKFPIYECCCCLKVFNRLGNFKRHVLYVHHSFHNFPTESKKYKIKQITGSLETDVLNKNLIPETVGNTAEILNEVEDSTNVLNNANLNVNTEESQMETSETELNQKTDVTNSENVIESSNLNSGDNQSSQKQSKTLRKVSSYRCKICTKLYKRKRQFLLHMSKHATNSNNSKDCEKTSQETSVALNEEVGKEKCNSTTEETIPENLNISDYDNTNEERVLDGKNALDFHCMLHVNCTGTVRTGEKRQHFIRCNVNISKKLKTDSTVQQTLKNGTKDNLLTNYVDEPNVTFDGDVGTASSNEQEEIQCKICNIKFNSHKILKEHMILLHDSILEGREVLNLPDSDHSNNNTAEESVSAEGDENSRSDDNIPAGEAPEIFIEEEGRMYENIICEMLNDCSINKQNKKWRCNLCKENFALIRNYLRHRYYIHNDVSVVHVCDNCNKVLTSVAMVNIHRCTNVTSWGCRRCNLEFINGTYLAQHNINYHFETAGPHACDVCETCFLTQYMLEKHRCLNSSTNDCNNVNNFIDASIYSQNDLPYNLNGEGNNTESDTEDNSDGNTIDDFEYATENGKSPRYTNEVTTNLNGPAEAADIFSNKFGSSNMSLESDIEEMFKCKICDIVCLTQKEMKFHLENWHQTNAEVCELCNRLYIANELMEHLLKCHIITNDLDSTGNNTDAQLNYNRAEDFQQNVVDLLGLKRLITLYEYQRFNDLKSNCFNCVVCLMQFLSTQSYRLHCLKFHDTVCLLCNIEFKHQYQAFEHKIKIHVSVNSYLWVVEKLISSILQLNENGSTLENVILQYSERRIQDGETCTPEFVSLSNNKLEELNDKEYFHAAENVTSFI, encoded by the coding sequence ATGAAGAAGTTTGTGAAGTCAAAGTTTGATAACCAGTTGGAGTCccataaaatatttaagaagAAATTGAACTTGGTCAAACACAAGAAGAATTTGTACGATCCTAAAAATCATGCTGGAGCCATCATACTTCGAGAACAAGATGCGGTAAATCTAAATAGCAAGTTGATACTGAacgataatattataaaaattaagaaaaaacaaaaggaAGATCCAAATGTACAGGCATCTATAAGTTTGAGATCGAAACAGAATGAAAATAGTTCCAACAAACTTCAGTTATCTAATACAATTGATAGTAATTATAGCAAAGACTTTAATTGTTTTTCACAATCTGTAGATTATTCATCTCTTTCGCATTGTAATTCAAAATTACTTGATAGTAGTTTCTGTACCGATTCATCGCACAATATTGCTGGACAATCTTTCAAATCTAGAAAAAAACAATTGAAGGAAGTAGTATTCGGGTATTCTCAAGAAAAGAAGAATATTTCGACAGCTACGAACAACATTGAGAGTACGAACACGGCTTGTGCAACTAAGATGAGTCAGGATTTAATACCTTCATACAGGATACTTAGAAGTAGTTTAACTCATACGAAGCAGGAGTTTGAACAGAACAATTTACCGACTGATAATACCCGATTAAGTACACCGGCAAATGATATCTCGAAAGCCAAGACTACTGaaagtaaaattgtaaaaaggaAGAGACCGACAATGTCAAGGAAagagaaaattaaaagaaaaaattccaaTCATGTTCAATCGCATGAAGCATCACGGACGATGGGTGACTCAGAGCTTGCACGTTGCGAGAATAGTTCTGGACAAAAGACTGACATAATTGTTCCTAATTTCGCATACAATAAAACACTGCAAGGCTCTGTAAGTGAAATAAGGAAGAATGAGGGTACGAATCCGCAGTCTGGACAAAAATGTTTAATGGTTCCATTACAAAACCGTATGAGAACAAGATCAATGGGGCGAATGGAGTGTATAAAAATGCAGGAAGACATAAATCATCAGAAAAGTCAAGAGAAAGCATACGAAACGGAACACGTGATCGAAGTTAAAGAAGAAACGATATTTCAACAGAATTTGCAAATGACAACGCATTTTCATAGTAAATCTGACATGTTATCGTGCAATTTGCACGGTAATAAAGCCCAGAGCAGTAGTAAACAACAGAGAGGTCTACGTTATTCTAGGAGAGAGAGAAACCAAGGATTAACTTCGAAACTACAAGAAAACGCGGATATTACGGAAACTATTTTACAGAGCAATCTCCAACATTTAGTTGGGTCCAAATTAAATGATGGTTGCGATATCTCTATGGAAGTTAACAAGAAAAATGAATACGAAGTGAATAAGTCTGTTAAAATCGACAATTCGAAAACGAATGTTCATAACAGTATAAAGAAAAAAGAGATAATAAAATCAGAATGTCATATTGAAATAAAGACGAAAGGACAGGATGCGCTTAATTCATTAAACAAATGTGAACATAACGCTATCAAAACAACAAAGAAAACGTTTGTTTCGAAAACGATAAACGAAGGAAAATCAATAAATTCGTTTAAAGCCATCACACAGAAATGGAAAAATAAGGATAAGATAAATAAACATTATCAAACTAACAAGGAGTTGATAATACCATTAATAAAATTAGAGAATCTCTCTTTAGCTAAATTAAATCAATTATTACATATTCcaaattatattgaaaataagATAAACATTTTGGAAAAAAAGGAGGCGCAATATACAATAAGAAATACCAGCACAGAAGAGTGCACTATTATTCATAAACAGTATAAAGTTaccaaaataaaaaagattGGCGAATTCGACGAAGTACACAACAATGCAAAGAAATGTAAAGATCAAAGGGAACATAATTTATATGAGAATAATCAAGAAAACACGAGTCCAGCTCAGGAAATCAATGCAAATTTAGAGGGCGATAATTTTGTTTCAGAAGATCAACTTGTTACAGAAAGACTAAGTGAACAGATGGCAAAGGAAAGTACAGATACATTGAGTTCGTCCAGCACAAAAGAGTACTTTACAAACAAAGCGAAATGTCAACAAGTCACTGAAAATGAACGTACACTAAATGAAAATCAAGAGCCGGTATTGAATAAGGAACATACACATTCAAATGAAACTATTCTAGAACAAAATGATGCAGAAATTAATAGTTCGAATTTAGAAACAGATGAACGTGAGATACCAAAAGATAATGAAGTTGGTGAAGCAGAAATGTTACAAAATAGTAAACCCCAATTGCAGACTaacaaattattacaaaatatttataaattctattttaaaaacaaaataaaaaggtTAAATAGTAATATTATATCAAAATTCGTTAAGCTTAAGAAAGAAAAGCTCAAGATACCACTGCAAATAGCGATTTGCAGTAGATGCAAACAAGTCCTTAATCTTTTGCAACAATTTTCGGGGACAACAAATTTTACGAAGGACGAGAAATTACAAATTGAATGCACGCTTTGCAATGTGCACATGCATTCTCTATCACGTTTCCAACAGCATTTGATGGATTCACATTTACAATGTGAGGGAAATTTGGGAAAGATCGCAAAAAAACCATATACAgttgatattattaatttaaacgtAGGAAAGGTAAAGAAGAAATTCCCGATATACGAATGTTGTTGTTGTTTGAAAGTATTTAATCGTCTAGGTAATTTTAAACGACATGTCTTGTATGTGCATCATTCTTTTCATAATTTCCCAACTGAatcgaaaaaatataaaattaaacaaattactgGTAGTTTAGAAACcgatgttttaaataaaaatctcatTCCTGAGACTGTAGGTAACACAGCAGAAATTCTTAATGAAGTAGAAGACAGTacaaatgtgttaaataatgcTAATTTGAATGTAAATACTGAAGAAAGCCAGATGGAAACGAGCGAGACGGAATTAAATCAGAAAACCGATGTAACAAACTCAGAGAATGTGATAGAAAGTTCAAACTTAAATTCTGGTGATAATCAAAGTAGCCAGAAGCAATCAAAAACACTTCGTAAAGTATCTTCATATCGATGCAAAATTTGTACTAAACTTTATAAGAGAAAACGCCAATTTCTTTTACATATGTCCAAGCATGCAACGAATTCTAACAATTCTAAGGACTGTGAGAAAACATCACAAGAGACTTCTGTTGCCTTAAATGAAGAAGtaggaaaagaaaaatgtaataGCACAACAGAAGAAACAATTCCTGAAAATTTGAATATCTCTGATTATGACAATACCAATGAAGAAAGGGTGTTGGACGGAAAGAATGCACTTGATTTTCATTGTATGTTACATGTAAATTGTACAGGAACAGTAAGAACAGGTGAAAAGAGACAACATTTTATTAGATGTAAtgtaaatatttcgaaaaaattaaaaacagatAGTACTGTACAGCAAACTTTAAAGAATGGAACCAAGGATAATTTATTAACAAATTATGTGGATGAACCTAATGTTACATTTGATGGAGACGTAGGAACAGCTTCGTCTAATGAGCAAGAAGAAATTCAATGTAAAATATGTAACATCAAATTTAATTctcataaaatattaaaagagcaCATGATCTTGTTACACGATTCTATCTTAGAAGGTCGAGAAGTATTGAATTTGCCTGACTCAGACCATAGCAACAATAACACAGCAGAAGAAAGTGTGTCCGCAGAAGGTGATGAAAATTCAAGAAGTGACGATAACATTCCTGCAGGAGAAGCACCGGAAATATTTATAGAAGAAGAGGGCAGAAtgtatgaaaatataatttgcgAAATGCTCAACGACTGTAGCATAAATAAACAGAACAAAAAGTGGCGTTGCAATTTATGCAAGGAGAACTTCGCGTTAATTCGAAACTATTTACGTCACAGATATTATATTCACAACGACGTGTCTGTTGTCCACGTCTGTGACAATTGCAACAAAGTTCTGACTTCTGTTGCAATGGTGAACATTCATAGGTGCACAAACGTCACCTCTTGGGGTTGCAGGAGATGCAATCTGGAATTTATTAATGGCACATATTTAGCACAACATAATATAAATTATCATTTCGAGACAGCAGGACCACATGCGTGTGACGTCTGCGAAACGTGTTTTCTTACACAGTATATGCTGGAAAAACATCGATGCCTGAATTCGTCAACTAATGAttgtaataatgtaaataattttatagatgCATCTATATATTCGCAGAATGATCTAccatataatttaaatggtgaAGGTAACAATACTGAAAGTGATACTGAAGACAACAGCGATGGTAATACCATAGATGATTTTGAGTATGCTACAGAAAATGGTAAGTCCCCTAGATACACGAATGAAGTCACAACGAATTTAAACGGACCCGCAGAGGCAGCTGATATATTCTCGAACAAATTTGGGAGCTCGAATATGTCGTTAGAGTCTGATATAGAAGAGATGTTCAAATGTAAAATTTGCGATATAGTGTGTCTCACACAGAAAGAAATGAAGTTCCACCTAGAAAATTGGCACCAGACGAATGCAGAAGTGTGCGAACTTTGCAATCGACTCTACATCGCAAACGAGTTAATGGAACATCTACTAAAGTGCCACATTATTACGAATGATCTCGACTCGACGGGAAACAATACTGACGCACAATTAAACTACAACAGAGCAGAAGACTTTCAGCAAAATGTAGTAGACCTTCTAGGGCTAAAACGTCTTATTACTCTTTACGAGTACCAAAGATTTAACGATCTAAAAAGTAACTGTTTTAATTGCGTGGTGTGTCTAATGCAATTCTTAAGTACACAATCCTACAGATTGCATTGTTTGAAGTTTCACGATACGGTATGTTTGTTGTGCAACATTGAATTCAAACACCAGTACCAAGCATTCGAACATAAAATCAAAATTCATGTGTCTGTTAATTCGTATCTTTGGGTAGTAGAAAAGCTAATTTCAAGTATCTTACAACTTAACGAAAATGGAAGTACTCTGGAAAATGTGATCCTACAATATAGCGAGAGAAGAATACAGGATGGTGAAACATGCACTCCCGAATTTGTTTCTTTGAGCAATAATAAACTCGAGGAATTAAACGATAAAGAATACTTTCATGCAGCAGAAAACGTTACGAGTTTTATATAA
- the LOC143360245 gene encoding bifunctional peptidase and arginyl-hydroxylase JMJD5, whose translation MVKDMFVASLIPWELMGTLQDCLPIEMKTHLLPITTRLKEFCENEIDLSKKWVDSSLVLVEACLDKTWEILNSGYWKYVPIEYRYCYSLCTILKAVLLEIQHHKNNDNNFLDNVTLLKSIVQQIDKGILLGSPLPNAPDLLPTIASQLNNCSISQVSKASSLKELIGGFESIVDVTLPGFKNISEYNEPSMEFFYKKMFMPKVPAILKDCIKHWRALEQWQNINYLSKVAGHRTVPIEIGSRYTDEDWTQQLVLFSEFLQNHILSKHDRIGYLAQHQLFEQIPELKDDFAIPEYCNFTDNEEVEQPDVNAWFGPSGTVSPLHFDPKNNLLCQVFGYKRVILYDPKDSSNLYPYDTRLLNNTAQVDPLNPNYEQWPNFRKATGFVSYLKPGEMLYIPPEWWHHVTALTPSFSISFWWN comes from the exons ATGGTTAAAGATATGTTTGTCGCAAGCCTGATTCCATGGGAGTTAATGGGAACCTTGCAGGATTGTTTACCCATTGAAATGAAAACACATTTGCTACCAATAACCACAAGACTGAAAGAATTCTGCGAAAACGAAAT AGATTTATCGAAAAAGTGGGTAGACAGTTCACTAGTTTTAGTCGAAGCATGTTTGGACAAAACATGGGAAATATTAAATTCCGGTTATTGGAAGTATGTTCCAATAGAGTACCGATATTGTTATTCATTATGTACTATTTTAAAG GCTGTATTACTCGAGATTCAACATCATAAGAACAATGACAATAACTTCTTGGACAACGTGACACTGTTAAAAAGTATCGTGCAACAAATTGACAAGGGTATTTTATTGGGATCACCGCTTCCTAATGCGCCTGACTTATTACCAACGATTGCTTCACAGTTAAACAATTGTAGTATCT CACAAGTATCGAAAGCATCATCTTTAAAGGAATTGATCGGTGGCTTCGAGAGTATAGTTGATGTTACACTTCCTGGATTTAAGAACATTTCCGAGTACAATGAACCATCGATGGaattcttttacaaaaaaatgtttatgcCCAAGGTTCCAGCAATACTGAAAg ATTGCATTAAACATTGGAGAGCTTTGGAGCAATGGCAAAATATCAATTATCTAAGCAAAGTAGCGGGACATCGAACAGTGCCCATCGAAATTGGGTCACGATACACCGACGAAGACTGGACCCAGCAACTTGTTCTCTTTTccgaatttttacaaaatcataTATTGTCGAAGCACGATAGAATCGGGTACTTGGCTCAACATCAACTATTCGAACAG ATTCCTGAATTAAAAGACGACTTTGCAATACCCGAGTATTGTAATTTTACTGACAACGAGGAAGTGGAACAGCCAGACGTAAATGCGTGGTTTGGACCCAGTGGGACCGTTTCGCCATTGCACTTTGATCCGAAAAATAATCTGCTGTGTCAG GTTTTTGGATATAAAAGAGTTATCTTGTACGATCCAAAAGATTCGTCTAATTTGTATCCATATGATACACGGTTACTTAACAACACTGCACAAGTAGACCCTTTAAATCCAAACTACGAGCAGTGGCCAAATTTTCGAAAGGCCACAGGGTTCGTGAGTTACTTGAAACCCGGAGAAATGCTTTATATTCCTCCAGAATGGTGGCATCATGTAACCGCTTTAACTCCGAGCTTTTCCATAAGCTTCTGGTGGAATTAA
- the Alg14 gene encoding ALG14, UDP-N-acetylglucosaminyltransferase subunit: protein MYAIHCAHIFVVICVMILTRICFVIFRTFKTERTQITSVDRVKTLIILGSGGHTAEMIRILSYLDFKNYSPRTYVHADTDMMSVEKVKELEKDNTDYRIIKIRRSREIRQSYYTSIYTTLCATLESIPLLWTERPHLLLCNGPGTCVPLCIIIFLFKVFFITQTTIVFIESFCRVHTLSLSGKILYYIADYLLVQWPSLSKPMYKKTIYV from the coding sequence ATGTATGCAATACACTGTGCTCATATTTTTGTAGTTATTTGCGTGATGATTCTCACGAGAATATGTTTCGtgatatttcgaacatttaagaCAGAACGTACGCAAATTACTTCTGTTGACCGTGTGAAAACATTGATAATATTGGGATCTGGTGGACATACTGCCGAGATGATAAGAATTCTTAGTTATttagattttaaaaattattcaccGAGAACATATGTGCATGCTGATACAGATATGATGAGTGTCGAGAAAGTGAAGGAGCTAGAGAAAGATAATACGGATTATAggataataaaaattcgtaGGAGCAGAGAAATTCGTCAGTCATATTATACATCCATTTATACTACACTGTGCGCAACATTGGAGTCCATACCGCTTTTGTGGACAGAACGTCCACATTTGCTTTTGTGCAATGGTCCAGGCACTTGTGTCCCTTTGTGTATcattatttttctgtttaaagTGTTTTTCATTACACAAACTACCATAGTATTTATTGAAAGTTTCTGCAGAGTGCATACACTATCTTTAAGTGGGAAAATTTTGTATTACATAGCCGATTATCTGCTTGTACAGTGGCCGTCGTTAAGCAAACCTATGTACAAAAAAACAATTTATGTATGA